TCGGCGAGGGTGGCCGTGCGACCGTTGTCCAGGAGCACGAGGTGGAACTCGCCGGGACCGTCACCCGGAGTCACCCCGGTCCAGACCGACGTGTAGGGATTCATCCGCTCGGCCGTCGACGACCGGGGAAGCAGCTGCAGGAACACCTCCAGGTCCCGCCACGTCGGCACGAGTTTCTCGATGCCCATGACCGTGATCAGCGTCTCGGGCAGGGTGAGGCACATGCGCCCGTTGCCCTCCGACTCCACCACGACGACGGAACCGGTGTCGGCCACGGCGAAGTTGGCCCCCGACACCGCGACCTTCGCCGAGAGGAACCGGCGCCGCAGGTGTCGCCGCGCCGCCTCGGCGAGCACGCGTGGGTCGTCGCTGTCGGGCGGCTCCGCCATCGCGCGCGAGAAGATCTCCTTGATCTCGGACCGGTTGCGGTGGATCGCGGGCACGAGGATGTGCGACGGCCGGTCGTTGCCGAGCTGCACGATCAGTTCGGCGAGGTCCGTCTCGACCGGGCGCACGCCCCTCGCCCGGAGGTACTCGTTGAGGCCGATCTCGGCGGTGGCCATGGACTTCACCTTCACCACCTCGTCGGCCCCCTTGGCGCGGGCGAGGTCGAACACGATGCGGTTCGCCTCCTCGGCGTCGCGCGCCCAGTGCACCACCCCGCCGCGGGCGGTGACGGCCTCCTCCAATCGCACCAGGTAGGTGTCGAGGTTGGCGAGCACGTCGTTCTTGATGGCCTCGCCGGCTCGGCGCAGCCGCTCCCAGTCGGCCAGCTCGGCCACGGCCCTGGCGCGCTTGGCGCGGATCGTGGTCGTCGCCTTGCGCAGGTTGGTGCGTAGCTGTGTGTCGCCGAGCGCGGTCCGCGCCGCGCGGGGAAACGTGGGGCTACCGAGCCACGTCACGGGGTTGCGACCCACGGGTGCTCCTCCGTACTCGCGAGAATCTCCGCCAGATGCACGGCGCGTACTCCGGTACGCAGCCGGGAGAGCCCGCCGCCGATGTGCATGAGGCAGGAGTTGTCCCCCGCCGTGAGCACCTGCGCGCCCGTGTGCTGCACGCAGCGCATCTTGTCGGCCAGCATGGCCGTGGACGTCTCCGCGTTCTTCAACGCGAACGTGCCACCGAAACCGCAGCACTGCTCCGCCTGCGGCAACTCGACCAGTTCCAGGCCTCGTACCTCGCGCAACAGCCGCAGCGGCCGGTCGCCCACCCCCAGCATCCGTAGTGAGTGGCACGTCGGGTGGTAGGTGACCTTGTGCGGGAAGTACGCGCCCACGTCGGTGACACCGAGGACGTCGACCAGGAACTCGCTCAACTCGTACGTGCGCTCGACGGCGGAGCTGGGCCCGCACAGGCCGGGATGGATCTCCCTGACCATGCCCGCGCACGAGCCCGACGGCGCCACCACGTAGTCGTAGCCGTCGAACACCTCGGCATAGCGGCGGGCGAGCGGAAGGGCCTCGTCCCGGTAGCCCGTGTTGTAGTGCATCTGCCCGCAACACGTCTGCCCGAGTGGGAAGTCCACCTCGCAGCCGAGTCGCTCCAAAAGCCGCAGGACGGCCTTGGCCGTCTCCGGGTAGAGGGTGTCGGCGAGGCAGGTGGCGAACAACGCCACCCTCGGCTTTCGCGCGGCTGTCATTTCAGCTCGCCCCCACCCGCACGGAGTCGGCGTGGGTCGGGACCGGCGATTCGAGAGTCGCCCGGACCGCGGCGGGCGGTGTCGTCGGCACCGGTTGCCCCGTGCCCTCGCAGAACCGCGCGATCCGCACGGGCATGCCAACCGACGGGAGAAACATCGGATGACTCGGGTCGGTAACCGACGCGAGCGCTGGTTCCTTCATGACCTCACGCAACACTCGGTCGAGGGTAATGTGACGCCCCGTCTCACGCCAGAGGCTCAGGGACTCACCGAGCGGCCACAGCCCCATCGGGTCGCGGAGGAACACGCGGTCCCGCCGGGGGCCGCCTCGTTGGGGAAGCCGTCCCGACGTGCGGATTCGTTCGAAGAGGGGGAGAAAAACCGTAGGCCGCCGGGCGCCCACGTACCGCACGGGACGCGGGCGAAGTCGTCGTGCCCGGCTGGCACGGCGGCCACGGTGGAAACCGGCTCGGGCAAAGTCACGGCGATGACCGGCATGGCCTCGACCGCCACACCGCGGGGCTTGCCGAGTCGGCACGGCAGGGCGGCAAGCCCCGAGAGAGCTCACTCCGGGACACGAGGTCGTCCGACCATTGCCTGGTTGTCGCGAAAAAGCACTCGGCTTCGCTCGGCCGGGAGCACGTCACCTACCGCTTCGGCCGTGGTCGCTGTGACGGGACGGCCCCCGAGACCGGGGCGACGGGACTCCTGTTGGATTGCACCATGACACTGGGTCACACAGACGACACCGAGATCGCGACTCCTCGACCGGGCCGTTACGAGCTCGACCTCGCGCGTTCCAAGGTGGAGTTCACCACGAAACACCTGTTCGTGCTCCCGGTGCGGGGGACGTTCTCCCTGAAGTCCGGAGTCGCGGACGTCGCCGAACCGGTCACGGAGTCCAGAGTGGAGGCGGAGATCGACGCGACGAGTTTCCGCACCCCCACCCCGCTGCGCGACCGGATCGTCCGCTCGGCGATGTTCCTCGACACCTCCAGGTATCCGACGATCACCTTCCGCTCGATGCAGTGGGACGGCGAGACCCTCACGGGCCTGCTCACCGTCCGCGAGACCACCAAACCCGTCACCGTGCGGGTCACGGAGTCCTCGACGGACGGCGATTCCTTCACCGCCCACGCGACGGCACACGTCGATCGCACCGAGTTCGGCGTCACCGCCTCGCCGGGAATGCTCGACCGCCACCTCGACTTCACCCTCACCGTGCGATTCGTACGGCGGTGAGTCACCGCCTACGCCGATCGGGCCGGATTCGCAGCGCACGAAGCGTGGTGGCGAGCATCCGGTAGTGCCCCACGAGCAGCAACAGCTCGATCAACCGGCGTTCGTCGAGCTGCCGCGACAACTCCGCCCAGGTCTCGTCGGTGACGTCGTGTAGCTCGCACAACTCGTCGGTGGCCCGCAACAACAGCCGCTCGCGTTCGGACCAGCCGGGCGCCTCCGGTCCTTCCGCCACCCGTTCCAACTCGGCCTCGCTCACCCCGACACGTCGCGCCAACCGCCGGTGGTGAGCGAGCTCGTAGTCGCTGTGGGCCAGCGTGGCGACCCGCAGGATCACCAACTCGCTGTCCCTTCGCGGCAACCGACCTCCCGGCATCAGGCGAGCCGCGAAGTGCAGCCAGCCCCGGAACAGTCCACGAGCCCGTCCCAGGACGGTGAAAAGCGCGGGAGGTTCGGTCCCCGCGACCCGACCGGCGAGACGGGTGAACGCCCAGGTGACGAGCCCGAGATCACGACGTCCGCCCGGCCCGATCCTCGGCCCCGCCCCGCTCACGCCGCGTTCTCCCGACGTGCCTCGGCCACGGCGGGCAACACCTTGTTGGCGCCCCAGTTCATCACCCGCATCAGCCAGTCGTAGGCGAAAGGCACGTACCGCTGCAACGCGTGGGCGAGCCTGACGTCGTTGGACGTGTAGATCCAGTACCGGCCGCGGCACACACCGTCGAGGATGGCGGCGGCCGCTTGCTCCGGGGTGACGGCATGTTTGCGAAAACCGGCTCGCGCGCGCCGGAACGCGCGGCTGCTCTTGTCCACTCCCGCCACTTCGACGGTGTCCGTCAGTGGAGTGGCGACCGCACCGGGACAGACCAGGCTGACCCCGATGCCGTGGCGACGCAGGTCGAAGCGAAGCACCTCCGAGACCCCGCGCACGCCGAACTTGCTGGCGCTGTAGGCCGCGTGCCAGGGCATGCCGATGATCCCGGCCGCCGAGGCCACGTTGACCAGATGGCCGCCTCCGCCACTGTCGATCATCGGAGGCACCAGCGTCTCGATCACATGGATCGGCCCCATCAGGTTCACCTCGACCAAGCGCCGCCAATGGTGGTGTTCCAGCGACCGCACGGTGCCCCAGACGGCGATGCCGGCGATGTTCATGACCACGTGCATGGGGCCGTGGCGCGCGGTCAATCGCTGCCCGAGCCGACGCACCGCGTCGTAGTCGGACACATCGGCGGGTTCGGCGAAGGCCACCGTGCCACCCTCGGCCCTGATCTCCTCGACCACACGGGCCAACGCCTCGGCTCGGAGGGCGGTGAGGTGAAGCACCGCTCCTTGCCGACCGGCCCGCAACGCGACGGCCCTGCCGATACCGCTGGCGGCTCCGGTGAGAAAGACCTTGCGTCCGCGCAGGTCACTAATCTTCTCGGGTCGTGAGAGCCGCCACATGGAGGCGGAGTGTAACCAAGATCGACGCCGTTCAGCAGAGCCGAAAAGGGGAGTCCGAGGCGGAAAACGCGCCCCGAGACGGGGCCGACAGAGAACAACCGCCCCGACTCGGTCAGGACGGCAGCTTACGAATGTGGCCAGGGCCGGGGTCGAACCGGCGACCTTCCGCTTTTCAGGCGGACGCTCGTACCAACTGAGCTACCTGGCCGAAACGCCGGCGCAACACCGGAACGCCGTGGCGACCCTGACGGGACTCGAACCCGCGACCTTCGCCGTGACAGGGCGACGCGCTAACCAACTGCGCCACAGGGCCTTGACTATGTAGTTATCCCGTACTCCCAACGGGATTCGAACCCGCGTTGCCGCCTTGAAAGGGCGGAGTCCTAGGCCGCTAGACGATGGGAGCCCAGTCGGTTCGGCGAACCGATCGACCGTGCTCTCAGGTCCCCCTGGGAGCGATGATTAGTTTACGGTACCGGTTCCAGCCCCTTCAAAGGGGGGTCCCCTAATCCGAAAACCCGCCCTTGACCTGCGCAAACGCTCCCGCCGTCGAGGTTTGCCCCCGAACGTCGGTCGAAGCGGGTTCGACGCCTCATCGCGCCGCCTCGGCCGAGCGCTCCGCACCCAACGCCGTCAGGCAGACCCTCCGGTCACACGTGGGATTCCGAAGCAGTACGAAACACCGCCGCGGCCCGGACCGAACGCGATCACATCGCGCCCGCCGTCGCCAGTACCTCGACCACGGATTACCCAGGTGCTCGACCAGAGGGTGCGCACCTGGGTGTTCCCCACGACACGGCCGTTCCGGGAACATTTCCCGGCCTCCCGACTCAACGCTGCACCGGATTACGTCCACTGCCGTCCGGAGTCAGCCCCAACATCTCCAACAATCGCGCACAGTCCTCAACTCCGGTCGCACCGTGCGCGACGGCGAGCCGGGCCCTCCGAACCTGATCGTCGGAAATTCGCGGGGCCTCCCGTGCGCCCCGCTGCGTGGGCACCACGCCGTATCCTCCGCCGCGCTCCTCTCCCTCGTATCGAAGGAGGAACTGCCGCACCTCAACCGACCCGTTCATGGCTCCTCCAAGGGCTCGACGTCAGGCCGCGAGGCTAACGACCACGGGGAAAGCCTCGCAGCCCCCCGGAGAGTGAACTATCGATCACGGAGAGTAAACTGGGAGGAATCTCGATCGTGTGAGCAATGAACGAAGAGCCACCGTCAGGTAACGGCTCCCCAAGCTTTTTTGGTTCCAGCACTCGCGATCGTGCTTGAGGTCGTGTAACAATCGACGTGCTGACACACCCCCGGTCAGCGCCTGTGGAGATCCCCTCCGGCCCCCGCGTTCCTCCCCCTGGCGCGGGGGCCTCTCCATATCCGGATACGAATTCGAACTGCTCCGACGACTCGCCATTCACGGGTTGCCGCACGCCGAGACACAACCGTTATCGTGTGGTCGTGCCTCTTCCCTCATTCGGACGCAGCCGAAGTGCCAATCGGGCCGCGAACTCAGCACGTCGTGCCGACAGGACCAAGCCCGCGGCTGACGAGCCGGCCACCGACGACCCCGAGTTGGCCAGCTATCTCGCGGCCCTGTCTCCCGAAAGCGATCTGGAGAGCACCGGCTCCGGGCGACGGTTCGGGGAAGCGCAGGTCTACCAGCTGCGGCTCAGCCTCGCCGCGAGCCATCAGCTCAAGGAGCTCGCCACACAGCTCGGGACCTCTCCGCAGGCCCTGGTCCAGGAGTGGGTGATGGAGCGCCTCGCAAGCGAGAAGGCCCCTCACGACGCTCCCCGGCCGGGACCCCAGCCGCCCGAGCCCCAACCGGCCACGCAGGAGCCCTCCGCCTTCCCCTCCCGGAAGCCCTTCCCCTCCGACGAGGACGCCGAGGCCGTGACCGAGGAGCTGTTCCTCGACCAGCACCAGTGGCCCAGCGAAGCGGTATCCGGCCGACTCAACTGAGACCACGAACACCGTTGCCGAACACGGAACGAGCCCCCACCGGATCCGGTGGGGGCTCGTTCGCCGTCAGTGAAGGTGACTCAGCCCCTCAGAGGGCCCGCACCCGCTGAGCTTGCGGCCCCTTCTGCCCCTGGCCGACCTCGAACTCCACGCGCTGGTTCTCCTCCAGCGTGCGGAAACCACGACCCTCGATCTCCGAGTAGTGAACGAACACGTCGCCCTCACCGCCGTCCTGGGCGATGAAGCCGAAACCCTTCTCGGCGTTGAACCACTTCACAGTGCCTTGCGCCACCGCTGTACTCCTCGTTGCTGTTCCGCATGGACGCCACCGGAGCGACATCCCGGCCGTCCCGGGCGGTTCCAACGAGACGAGCACGTGAGCGTGTTCGGCTAACGGCCCGCGTCAGAAGTTCCGCGAGTGTGAAGCCACGAACACGCAAAACGACGGCCACCTTGAAGCCTACCGGCATTCTCGAGTTTGCGAACCCCTTTCCGCCTCGGTTGGCCCATCCGGGCGGATCACGGGCCGAAGTGTTGCGCGAACCCCGCCGTCCGCGACCACAACCTCGATCACATCTCGCTCTCGTCCCCCCGAAGTGGGAACACAAAGAGGAGTCGGAGACGTCATCACTAGGGGTGAACTGACACGAAGGTGTGAGAGTGATCACCTCGCCGTTGGGGCAACGAACAAACGTTCCATTACGTCAGTCGGGTACGCGGGGAGAAGGGGACCACATTGACGGATTCGACGCCGGCATCAGGAAGAAGACCACTCACGCTCTTGGTTGTCGCGCTCGCCGCTCTCCTTGGCCTGGTGGCGTGCACCAGTTCCGGAGGGGGTAACACGGCCCAGGGCGCGCCGGGCGAGGAGGACGCGGCGGCGAACGCGGCGTCGATCACCCTCGAACCGAGCGCCGGAAGCGACGATGTAGCACCGCGCGACCCGGTATCGGTGACCGTGGAGAACGGCACCATCACCGACATCGCCCTGACCAACCCCGAGGGGAAGAAGGTCGAGGGGAAGCTGTCGGAGGACAAAACCTCCTGGTCGGTGGCCGAACCGCTCGGCTACGGCAAGAAGTACACGTGGTCGGGCACCGCGAAGGGAGCCGACGGCAAGGACGTCCCGATCGAGGGCTCGTTCACGACGGTGACCCCGTCCGCCACCAACGGTGTGCGGTCGAACGTCGGCGACGGCAAGACCTACGGCATCGCCATGCCGATCTCGCTGACCTTCGACGCTCCCGTGAAGGACAAGGCCGCCGTCGAAAAAGCGCTGCACGTGGAGACCTCCCCCGAGACCGAGGGCTCGTGGGCGTGGCTGTCCGACAGTTCCGTGCACTGGCGCCCGAAGGAGTACTGGCAGCCGAACACCGAGGTGAAGGTGAGGGCCGACCTCTACGGTGTGCACTTCGGCGACGGCGTCTACGGTGACAACGATCTCACCGTGGACTTCTCCATCGGTCGCGCCCAGATCGCGAAGGGCAACACGCAGACCCACCGCTTCGAGGTCTACCGCGACGGCGAGAAGGTGGCCGACTACCCGGCCAGCTTCGGCCTGGACTCCGATCCGGGCCGGGTGACGCGCAGCGGCGTGCACGTGGTGATGAGCAAGCACGCCAAGTACTTCATGAACAACCCCGGCTACGGCTACGAGGACTTCGAGGTCGAGTGGGCAGTGCGGATCTCCAACAACGGCGAGTTCACGCACTCGGCCCCGTGGTCGGTGGGTGACCAGGGCAACAGGAACGTCTCCCACGGTTGCGTCAACCTCTCGCCCGCCAACGCCAAGGAGTTCTACGACAGCGCGTTGCCGGGCGACCCCGTGGAGATCACGGGCAGCTCGCAGCAGCTCAAAGAGAAGGACGGCCTCTACTACGACTGGATCTACTCCTGGGAGGAGTGGCAGTCGTTCTCGGCCCTCGACGACTGAACGGCGTGATCCCCGATGTGGCGGTGGCCGCTTTACGCGACCACCGCCACATTCCTTTCCCCGACCCCGATTAGCGTGGTGGCCGTGAGCACAACCGCACAGAACTGGCCTCCCGTCGAGGTGGAGGCGCCGACTCCCCACCCCGACGCGCCCTCTCCGGGCACCGTGCTGGGCGCGCACTACAGCCACTGCTTCGGCTGCGGCGACCAGGTGGAGTCGGGACTGCGTATTCGCTCGACCGTCGACGACGAGGGCGTCGTGGTGTCGACCTTCACCGTCACCAAGGACCACCAGGGCGCGCCGGGACTCGCGCACGGTGGTCTGCTGACCTGCGCGTTCGACGAGGCGATGGGCTCCACGGTGGGCAATCTGCTGCGGAAGCCCGCGGTGACCGGGCGGCTCGAAACCGACTTCCGCCAACCCGTGCCCGTGGGCTCGACGCTGTACATCGTGGCCAAGCTCGACGGTGTCGCGGGCCGCAAGGTCTACGTCAGCGCCGAGGGCAGGCTCGACGCCCCCGACGGGCCGCTGGCCGTCGAGGCACGGGCGTTGTTCGTCACCGTCGGCGTGGAGCACTTCGTCAAGCACGGTGATGTCGAGCAGTTGAAGGAGTTGGGCGAGCGCCACTCCGACTGGGACATCAACCCCTGACGCTCCGATGTTCTTCGCCGTCCTCAGCGTCCTGATCGTCGTCGTCCATCTCTACCTCTGGAAACGACTGGTCAAGGACACGACCCGGCCCGGCGGCCCGGCCCGGCGAGTGGGCACGATCGCGCTCGCGGTGTGCGTGGCACTGCTGGTCGCGGCACTGTCGCTCGGCACGCGCGTCTCGCCGGAGATCGCCCGCTGGTTCGCCTGGCCGGGTTATCTGTGGTTGGCGCTGTTCTTCTACCTACTGCTGGCCCTGCTCGTGCTGGAGTTGCCCCGGCTGGCCCTACGCGGCTGGGTGAGGCGGGACCCCGGCGAGACCGAGGACGCCACCCCGGACGGCGAATCCGCCCCGGCATCGACCCGCTCACCGCGGATCTCCCGCAGGACGGCGTTGTCACGAGGCTCGGCAGCACTCGCCGGCGTGGTGTCACTCGGTCTGGTGGGCTACGGCACGAACGTGGCACTGAGCCCGCCGACGATCACACGCGTGCCGATCGCGCTCCGCAGACTCGACCCGCGCGTCGAGGGCCTGCGCATCGCGTTGATCAGTGACGTACATCTCGGCCCCATCCTCGGCCGCTCGTTCACCCAGCGGATCGTCGACCTGGTGAACGCCGAGAACGTCGACGTCGTCGGCATCGCGGGCGACCTCGTGGACGGCGACGTGGCGGACCTCGCCGACGCGGCCGCCCCGCTGGCGGAGCTGAGGAGCACGTACGGCACCTTCCTCGTCACCGGGAACCACGAGTACTACGTCGGGTACCGGCAGTGGATCGAGTTCGTACCGAAGCTCGGTATCCGGCCGCTGCGCAACGAGCGCGTGGAGATCCGGCACCGGGGCGGCGTGTTCGACCTCGCCGGCATCAACGACGCCACGGGCTACCAGTGGCAGGACCCCGGCGACATCGGCAAGGCGCTCGCGGGCAGGGACCCCGGCCGAGCCGTCGTGCTGCTCGCCCATCAGCCCATCGACTTCGACGACGCGGTGCGCCACGACGTGGACCTGATGCTGGCCGGGCACACCCACGGCGGCCAACTCTCCCCCTTCGAACTGGCCGTCAGTCTGCAACAGGGCGCCGTGGCCGGGCTCTACCAGCGCGAGAACACGAAGATGTACGTCACGCGCGGAGCGGGCTTCTGGGGCCCGCCCGTGCGCGTGGGGGCACCGCCGGACATCACGATCGTCGAGCTGCGCCGCACGTGAGCTGCGGTCTCACGTGAGCGTGCGCGGGCGGACGGCGTTGGCCCGGTCGACCAGGGCGATCCGGGTCTGCGAGTCGTCCGCCAACCGCGCCAGCGTGCGGTAGCGACGTTCCAGGGCGAACCGCAGGTCGCGTTCGGCCAGTGGGGTGCCGAGGATCGTGCCGCCCTGATTGGGCCGCTGCCCCGACCGCAACCACTCGAAGGCCGCCTCCAGCACCTCCGCCTCCAAACGCGTCCGGCGTTCGACGTCGAGGTCTAAACGATCGAGCTGCTCGGCGGCCTGTACGAGTTCGGCCTCGGTGAGCTGGTGCGGGCCGTCCACGAACTGAGTCTTGATCTTGATGGCCGCGACCTGCGCGGCCACGTGGTGCGTCGACGACGCGGGCACCGACTCCAGCACCTCGATGGCGCTGCGGCGACCGCCCTGCGCCAGGTACACCCGCGCGAGCCCGAAGGCGGCGCTGACGTAGGAGTGGTCGGTACGCCACACCAGCTCGTACAACCGCGACGCCTTGAAGTAGTCCCCCACCGCCTCGGCGCTCACGGCCAGGGCCAGCTTGGGCGCGATCTCGCCCGGAAGCTCGTCGTACACGGCCTCGAATGCCACGTTGGCCACCCTCGGGCGCCCACCGGCGAGTTCGATCAACCCCTTGTACCAGTCGACCCGCCAGTCGTGCGGGAAGCCCGACTTGATGGCGAGGTACTGCGCGGCCTGCAGCTGCCGGTGTGCTTCCGCGAGTTCACCCAACTCGATGCGGGCCCTGACGATCCGAAGCCGAACCTCGATCGACTCCCTCGGCGCGTTCTTCAACGCCGTGATCGCGGTCTGGGGCCCCGCCGACAGCAGCGTGGCCAACACCCCCGCGCCGGGGTCGTCGGTGTCCACCTGGGGAATGGGCAGCCCCGCGACCACCTCGTTCGGGTCCGGCAGCGGGGGACGCCCACCGCGTTCGGGGACCACCAGGTTGACGCCGAACGTGTTGGTCTCGGGCCCGAACACCCTGGACGCGCCCGGTCGCGGTTTGCCGGTACCCATCGCGAGGATCTCGCGCAGCACGCCCATGAGCTGGTCGGCCATGTCCTCGGCGGAGAGGAACCGGCGGTCGGGATCGGCGTGCGTAGCCCTACGCAGGAACCGGTAGTAGCTGTCGAAGAGCTTGAACAGCGGGACCTCGTCCCTGCTGGGCAACGTGGTCTTGTACTTGCTGGTGTAGCCGGTGAACTCGAAGCTCAGCACCGCCAGCGTGCGCCCGACGGTGAACAGGTCCGACGCGACGGAGGCACCGTGGGTGGCCAACTCCGGAGCGCTGTAACCGCTGGTGAAAAACAGCGGGCTCTCGTAGTCGTCCATGCGGCGCACGGCACCGAGGTCGATCAGCTTGAGCTGTTCGCGCGTCTGGATGACGTTGTCGGGCTTGAGGTCGCAGTACAGCAGGCCCTGGTTGTGGAGGTATCCCAACGCCGGAAGGATCTCCAACCCGTAGGCGATGACCTGCGCG
The window above is part of the Saccharomonospora glauca K62 genome. Proteins encoded here:
- a CDS encoding LutB/LldF family L-lactate oxidation iron-sulfur protein; its protein translation is MGRNPVTWLGSPTFPRAARTALGDTQLRTNLRKATTTIRAKRARAVAELADWERLRRAGEAIKNDVLANLDTYLVRLEEAVTARGGVVHWARDAEEANRIVFDLARAKGADEVVKVKSMATAEIGLNEYLRARGVRPVETDLAELIVQLGNDRPSHILVPAIHRNRSEIKEIFSRAMAEPPDSDDPRVLAEAARRHLRRRFLSAKVAVSGANFAVADTGSVVVVESEGNGRMCLTLPETLITVMGIEKLVPTWRDLEVFLQLLPRSSTAERMNPYTSVWTGVTPGDGPGEFHLVLLDNGRTATLADEVGRQALRCIRCSACLNVCPVYERTGGQAYGSVYPGPIGAILAPQLAGDMTDKQAASLPYASSLCGACYEVCPVRINIPEALTHLRARAVEARPKHTAEALAMSSAGWVFRDPRRYEAAQRAGSLSRFLAGSDGTIKRLPWPGSKWTSTRDVPAVPKESFRMWWRRNRG
- a CDS encoding (Fe-S)-binding protein translates to MTAARKPRVALFATCLADTLYPETAKAVLRLLERLGCEVDFPLGQTCCGQMHYNTGYRDEALPLARRYAEVFDGYDYVVAPSGSCAGMVREIHPGLCGPSSAVERTYELSEFLVDVLGVTDVGAYFPHKVTYHPTCHSLRMLGVGDRPLRLLREVRGLELVELPQAEQCCGFGGTFALKNAETSTAMLADKMRCVQHTGAQVLTAGDNSCLMHIGGGLSRLRTGVRAVHLAEILASTEEHPWVATP
- a CDS encoding YceI family protein; amino-acid sequence: MTLGHTDDTEIATPRPGRYELDLARSKVEFTTKHLFVLPVRGTFSLKSGVADVAEPVTESRVEAEIDATSFRTPTPLRDRIVRSAMFLDTSRYPTITFRSMQWDGETLTGLLTVRETTKPVTVRVTESSTDGDSFTAHATAHVDRTEFGVTASPGMLDRHLDFTLTVRFVRR
- a CDS encoding carboxymuconolactone decarboxylase family protein, whose protein sequence is MSGAGPRIGPGGRRDLGLVTWAFTRLAGRVAGTEPPALFTVLGRARGLFRGWLHFAARLMPGGRLPRRDSELVILRVATLAHSDYELAHHRRLARRVGVSEAELERVAEGPEAPGWSERERLLLRATDELCELHDVTDETWAELSRQLDERRLIELLLLVGHYRMLATTLRALRIRPDRRRR
- a CDS encoding SDR family oxidoreductase, translating into MWRLSRPEKISDLRGRKVFLTGAASGIGRAVALRAGRQGAVLHLTALRAEALARVVEEIRAEGGTVAFAEPADVSDYDAVRRLGQRLTARHGPMHVVMNIAGIAVWGTVRSLEHHHWRRLVEVNLMGPIHVIETLVPPMIDSGGGGHLVNVASAAGIIGMPWHAAYSASKFGVRGVSEVLRFDLRRHGIGVSLVCPGAVATPLTDTVEVAGVDKSSRAFRRARAGFRKHAVTPEQAAAAILDGVCRGRYWIYTSNDVRLAHALQRYVPFAYDWLMRVMNWGANKVLPAVAEARRENAA
- a CDS encoding cold-shock protein, which gives rise to MAQGTVKWFNAEKGFGFIAQDGGEGDVFVHYSEIEGRGFRTLEENQRVEFEVGQGQKGPQAQRVRAL
- a CDS encoding L,D-transpeptidase, which gives rise to MTDSTPASGRRPLTLLVVALAALLGLVACTSSGGGNTAQGAPGEEDAAANAASITLEPSAGSDDVAPRDPVSVTVENGTITDIALTNPEGKKVEGKLSEDKTSWSVAEPLGYGKKYTWSGTAKGADGKDVPIEGSFTTVTPSATNGVRSNVGDGKTYGIAMPISLTFDAPVKDKAAVEKALHVETSPETEGSWAWLSDSSVHWRPKEYWQPNTEVKVRADLYGVHFGDGVYGDNDLTVDFSIGRAQIAKGNTQTHRFEVYRDGEKVADYPASFGLDSDPGRVTRSGVHVVMSKHAKYFMNNPGYGYEDFEVEWAVRISNNGEFTHSAPWSVGDQGNRNVSHGCVNLSPANAKEFYDSALPGDPVEITGSSQQLKEKDGLYYDWIYSWEEWQSFSALDD
- a CDS encoding PaaI family thioesterase, with translation MSTTAQNWPPVEVEAPTPHPDAPSPGTVLGAHYSHCFGCGDQVESGLRIRSTVDDEGVVVSTFTVTKDHQGAPGLAHGGLLTCAFDEAMGSTVGNLLRKPAVTGRLETDFRQPVPVGSTLYIVAKLDGVAGRKVYVSAEGRLDAPDGPLAVEARALFVTVGVEHFVKHGDVEQLKELGERHSDWDINP
- a CDS encoding metallophosphoesterase is translated as MFFAVLSVLIVVVHLYLWKRLVKDTTRPGGPARRVGTIALAVCVALLVAALSLGTRVSPEIARWFAWPGYLWLALFFYLLLALLVLELPRLALRGWVRRDPGETEDATPDGESAPASTRSPRISRRTALSRGSAALAGVVSLGLVGYGTNVALSPPTITRVPIALRRLDPRVEGLRIALISDVHLGPILGRSFTQRIVDLVNAENVDVVGIAGDLVDGDVADLADAAAPLAELRSTYGTFLVTGNHEYYVGYRQWIEFVPKLGIRPLRNERVEIRHRGGVFDLAGINDATGYQWQDPGDIGKALAGRDPGRAVVLLAHQPIDFDDAVRHDVDLMLAGHTHGGQLSPFELAVSLQQGAVAGLYQRENTKMYVTRGAGFWGPPVRVGAPPDITIVELRRT
- a CDS encoding serine/threonine-protein kinase codes for the protein MSDEQRRPRHAAPDEAGVPTGQPETSSDSYPKGQRPSQPSSSRPAPEAPAVLPSARPPQQPGPSVPEPQLTSVLAGKAPATTFIAPPKPPAEPSTPQELPDPGTESVLPRSTSGPISMRGTGTGTGTGTGTGTGTGTGTGTGTGSYPGRPRRTSSRKSRRGRLGAGLVDVPAVPYRDPAEAVLKNPVVSEEKRYCGNCGAKVGRSRDGVPGSPEGTCDKCGTRYSFVPKLRPHEMVGGQYEVYGALAYGGLGWIYLAKDHNVSERWVVLKGLINTGDANAVAAAVNETKFLAEVEHPNIVKIYNFVEHPDPDTGNSVGYIVMEYVGGQSLRQLALEHHRRSGRAEPLPIAQVIAYGLEILPALGYLHNQGLLYCDLKPDNVIQTREQLKLIDLGAVRRMDDYESPLFFTSGYSAPELATHGASVASDLFTVGRTLAVLSFEFTGYTSKYKTTLPSRDEVPLFKLFDSYYRFLRRATHADPDRRFLSAEDMADQLMGVLREILAMGTGKPRPGASRVFGPETNTFGVNLVVPERGGRPPLPDPNEVVAGLPIPQVDTDDPGAGVLATLLSAGPQTAITALKNAPRESIEVRLRIVRARIELGELAEAHRQLQAAQYLAIKSGFPHDWRVDWYKGLIELAGGRPRVANVAFEAVYDELPGEIAPKLALAVSAEAVGDYFKASRLYELVWRTDHSYVSAAFGLARVYLAQGGRRSAIEVLESVPASSTHHVAAQVAAIKIKTQFVDGPHQLTEAELVQAAEQLDRLDLDVERRTRLEAEVLEAAFEWLRSGQRPNQGGTILGTPLAERDLRFALERRYRTLARLADDSQTRIALVDRANAVRPRTLT